Proteins encoded by one window of Planktothrix tepida PCC 9214:
- a CDS encoding tetratricopeptide repeat protein codes for MDNHSMLETYINLGQQHYQQKNWQQALINYQKVIKIQPNTPLIHYQIGEIYWNLQDWENAIAAFQQEITLNPNFPQSYFFMANSLMQLRLWKPAIEAYLKALQLQPDFVWSYYGLGYAYFQDHQWENAIANYLKTIELNPDLIDSYQNLGYSCIKLGHWNQALEYYNQLLTFEGAVLFPPHNHLREMLIQGKTVQLSDNPKRPDSKIIKIFQADPGLYSMINQQSSGYQKQVFSGLKDQGIEVTQDLREADLIISQYFVVLESFARQYGQIKKYLLYTEEPRFDLNFENKINVEGVDIHIMNIYTGDVFLNNYSLCIWRSNVFSQPLNPIIEDDFWRPQDKIIVALMSKHPVAGFTTLVRDGNSIDLYEIRNHIALEGHRLGKVDIYGKGWEAGVTIEDSRDGDWTNRKFEILQDYHFNLCFENTIAPHYCTEKIWDAIIGGCLPIYYGGQNSTIYEDFPQNSFLDYCEFNHPQELFQYIEKMTFSEYRERLNLCIETFNQVGETLKNNNFYIPKRTDNLARKIRSIVCVL; via the coding sequence ATGGATAATCATTCGATGCTGGAAACCTATATTAATCTAGGTCAACAACATTATCAACAGAAGAATTGGCAACAAGCTCTGATCAATTATCAAAAAGTGATTAAAATTCAACCGAACACCCCTTTGATTCATTATCAAATTGGAGAGATTTATTGGAATTTGCAAGACTGGGAAAATGCGATCGCAGCTTTTCAACAGGAAATAACCCTTAATCCTAATTTTCCTCAGTCATATTTTTTTATGGCAAATAGTTTGATGCAATTAAGATTATGGAAACCTGCGATTGAAGCTTATTTAAAAGCTTTACAATTACAACCGGATTTTGTCTGGAGTTACTATGGTTTAGGTTATGCTTATTTCCAAGATCATCAATGGGAAAATGCGATCGCAAATTATTTAAAAACAATTGAATTAAACCCAGATTTAATTGATAGTTATCAAAACTTAGGTTATTCTTGCATTAAATTGGGTCACTGGAACCAAGCTTTAGAATATTATAACCAATTATTAACCTTTGAAGGAGCAGTTCTTTTTCCTCCCCATAACCATTTGCGAGAAATGTTAATCCAAGGGAAAACAGTTCAACTCTCAGATAACCCTAAACGTCCAGACTCAAAAATTATTAAAATTTTCCAAGCTGACCCCGGTTTATATAGTATGATTAATCAGCAATCTTCTGGTTATCAAAAACAAGTCTTTTCTGGTCTTAAAGATCAAGGAATTGAGGTGACACAAGATCTCCGAGAAGCAGATCTTATTATTTCTCAATATTTTGTCGTTTTAGAAAGTTTTGCTCGTCAATATGGTCAGATCAAAAAATACCTTTTATATACCGAAGAACCTCGGTTTGATCTAAATTTTGAGAATAAAATTAATGTAGAGGGTGTAGATATCCATATTATGAATATTTACACGGGAGACGTATTTTTAAATAATTATAGTTTATGTATTTGGCGGAGTAATGTGTTTAGCCAACCCTTAAACCCAATAATTGAGGATGATTTTTGGCGACCGCAAGACAAAATAATTGTGGCGTTGATGTCAAAACATCCGGTTGCTGGCTTTACGACTTTAGTTCGGGATGGAAATAGTATTGATTTGTATGAAATCCGAAATCACATTGCTTTAGAAGGTCATCGCTTAGGGAAAGTTGATATTTATGGAAAAGGTTGGGAAGCGGGAGTAACCATCGAAGACTCTAGGGATGGAGACTGGACAAATCGCAAGTTTGAAATTCTCCAAGATTATCATTTTAATCTGTGTTTTGAAAATACCATAGCTCCCCATTATTGTACTGAAAAAATTTGGGATGCGATTATTGGCGGCTGTTTACCGATTTATTACGGTGGACAGAATTCAACAATTTATGAGGATTTTCCCCAAAATAGTTTTTTAGACTATTGTGAGTTTAATCATCCTCAAGAGTTATTCCAATATATTGAAAAAATGACATTTTCGGAATATCGAGAACGGTTGAATTTGTGTATTGAGACGTTTAATCAAGTCGGGGAAACCTTAAAAAACAATAATTTTTATATTCCGAAACGGACGGATAATTTAGCAAGAAAAATTAGAAGTATTGTTTGTGTTCTATAA
- a CDS encoding 16S rRNA (uracil(1498)-N(3))-methyltransferase, whose translation MVQLQRIAIAPEQIQDEHLILTAEQQHYLGRVLRLKQGDRFIIIIEGQGQWWIVELIVNLPSVSPQAKLIETVSIQTELPVEIILIIALPKGDGFEEIVRCCTELGVTQFIPVISKRTLLKPSPQKVERWRRIATEAAEQSERQIIPKIYDPVSFPQGLLTLSTFKSNTQSSVQYIFESRGNYQPFMLELMSIIADKIPDKIMIATGPEGGWTEEEIQAAISMGFQPVSLGKRILRAVTAPIVAVSQMMGIIEHKQYF comes from the coding sequence ATGGTTCAACTTCAACGCATTGCGATCGCTCCTGAACAAATTCAAGACGAACACCTGATTTTAACGGCTGAACAACAGCATTATTTAGGTCGAGTGTTACGGTTGAAACAGGGCGATCGCTTTATTATTATTATTGAAGGTCAGGGTCAATGGTGGATAGTAGAATTAATCGTTAATTTACCTTCTGTTTCTCCCCAAGCTAAATTAATCGAAACGGTCTCAATACAAACTGAATTACCCGTTGAAATTATATTAATCATAGCCTTACCCAAAGGAGATGGATTTGAGGAAATTGTGCGCTGTTGTACGGAATTAGGTGTAACACAATTTATCCCTGTTATTAGTAAAAGAACTCTCTTAAAACCCAGTCCTCAAAAGGTAGAACGGTGGCGCAGAATTGCTACAGAAGCCGCAGAACAATCGGAACGTCAGATTATTCCCAAAATTTATGATCCGGTTTCGTTTCCACAAGGATTATTAACCCTATCAACCTTTAAAAGTAACACTCAATCTTCTGTTCAATATATTTTTGAAAGTCGAGGAAATTATCAACCTTTTATGTTAGAATTAATGTCAATTATAGCTGATAAAATACCCGATAAAATCATGATTGCAACAGGGCCAGAAGGGGGGTGGACGGAAGAAGAAATTCAAGCAGCGATTAGTATGGGATTTCAACCCGTCTCGTTAGGAAAACGCATCTTAAGAGCCGTTACAGCACCGATTGTAGCAGTATCTCAGATGATGGGTATTATAGAACACAAACAATACTTCTAA